A genomic stretch from Geothermobacter hydrogeniphilus includes:
- the greA gene encoding transcription elongation factor GreA: MSSQIPMTRVGHERLQEELKNLIRVERPRVVEQIAEARSHGDLSENAEYDAAKDRQAFIEGRIQELNDKIARAQVIDPSKLSGDKVVFGATVTLFDAETDTEVTYQIVGEDEADIKDGKISVTSPVGKALIGHSLDDEVRIKVPSGLRVYEITDIRYE, translated from the coding sequence ATGTCAAGCCAGATCCCCATGACCCGCGTCGGGCATGAGCGTTTGCAGGAAGAACTGAAAAACCTGATCCGGGTTGAACGCCCGCGTGTTGTCGAGCAGATTGCCGAGGCTCGCAGCCACGGTGATCTCTCGGAAAACGCCGAATATGATGCCGCCAAGGACCGTCAGGCCTTTATCGAAGGCCGTATCCAGGAACTCAACGACAAGATTGCCCGTGCCCAGGTCATCGATCCGAGCAAACTTTCCGGCGACAAGGTGGTGTTCGGCGCCACGGTGACCCTGTTCGACGCCGAAACCGATACCGAAGTGACGTACCAGATCGTCGGTGAAGACGAGGCGGACATCAAGGACGGCAAGATTTCGGTGACCTCACCGGTCGGCAAGGCCCTGATCGGTCACAGTCTCGACGATGAAGTCCGTATCAAGGTCCCCTCGGGGCTCCGGGTTTACGAAATTACCGATATCCGCTACGAATAA